The Osmia lignaria lignaria isolate PbOS001 chromosome 14, iyOsmLign1, whole genome shotgun sequence genome has a window encoding:
- the IntS1 gene encoding integrator complex subunit 1 isoform X1 has protein sequence MDRSKAGIGRGAKSKIAQHPPDLFALGSKSSRSESSDVKRPGVIHSKPSGSSSTSGNDRKKEAPSGSLQSFQYIPQKKPKLATHVSHQRPPFSSAEAWELVAIDSDPADFVPMVLEANDNDEGDKVIGIICGAIKTLKNQKWKPDTLVYMGLLYLAKIRPSIFSNDCILHALSSLLKRDQAHNYKAKGNPLVPVLAANLLMKGFCDKKNWPDIFVKLYIEDALGERVWVDHEECKGFVDNILTGFNTRHPPKSILQPELSVLTPRDCHSPSTIDDEDTGSSSVQFSGEKEKIEFPVTPRYGHCIENIELIVLEAVKEQLNRRQPESITKNFLKLLSSACGFVEIRNIAVPRLEMWLHNPKLMRPAQELLSYICYNCTSHTQRDVEVISQLVKMRLKTKAVINLYLNGVKELIGLHPENLSTILKHTIYNELSNARNPNNMPMLGVMFQTLPEQAAKLLAEIFQDLLMNREDYLRPLRALLREIVRVCRHDINLLIFARTLMTERQDIAQQLLNFEFKERVFISIADLLCLCMLLAISPQVKEAAALAQRGDKKDIALLHQFQNMVATIQFEAVLWLQNSAPQTYSIGKNELLHALHKILLLESPEQYYKLDNWPPESDRVFYLRLISDVPLLQNTLLKLLLLGYSKENGITHSETLDLVDQLIRRAAVNSTESFPTLQADKLNIIELIFNLCIYQPPGTINIPSNYVPPTLAISNLYWKGWIMLLILAAHNPSTIGAVAWKRYPILRTLMEMCITNHFSYPPPTMALPEIIEQERSKELQVEAIEKQEILEYESHLAAASTRIQISEQNSLLLSQLMTMEPTGIARRPPPAVLEQIQSLNVSHRLGHLLCRSRKPDFLLDIIQRQQQSSSQSMPWLADLVQNSEGSLSQLPVQCLCEFLLSTSAQTVEKQPRQQQLLAHLQMLLTDPEQDRQHAYEVLEYFLRRLSSQQTGSRLQAITGLKMVLGSIPTEEEPMDIDGENEKEVWLIRKLPSIPHFLSVRSLVSTALRGACQVENNPDLVHAYISYLAAHTTEDDLPELTDLANEISQLVVERSTIIAAILPQPEIDNSQAKQTLHAFMAIICNYLEKARSPRAEEYTWSESQDQILVQWSTGEECTMHILVVHAMIILLTYNSEDDELFDVLLETWFPLNSEPPKAFLVDTSEEALLIPDWLKLRMIRSNVPRLIDAALKDLEPQQLVLFIQSFGIPVPSMTKLLHTLDAGVQIDPSSVGEAVLDKTYMAQLVEVQHRRGATGGLVFVQVLQLLEPQLPDENAVTVGHLQEPLPLSVMVQKQSVIQCSVKTDVPHLINRLFIENIPMNQKVDAYRRLHKTLAKDLQKSAKESGAVVLAIQHIYSVLSSMQVKQFLASLVHMPQFSCTLMRIILLPLKKSSTSKQVVELTRNMCLNLIQLIGDIKAPVLSILRDFANVQLTKTPKSMELTMLMQNRDPGSILESTDPVNLEAVGRKLLDICLKQQKTDVLVEAMARLLVNDSNEGILKPRTGLLIDWLASVEPELIGTCPTLQMKLLFGKTKIQMKVDNNIVSSHSFRPYLLTLLTHRASWATLYKCIGHLLDKCDEGYDPTAVLDFLWALTCNPKLWQGRDKFTPKHYVPENILLLHEKQLLTLVAYLVAEAVIICNCQNRNAAVARMDSRLDLLLHCVSTDDHLVSSVVKYLAERMMNDSDIDSDMAHQFLLHMYMKIPKVICYLDTFQTKKFVGGAKITKWTGSVLDCMSHSLLTALAATPRQKSWNSKSQDFELCARKMAAVHPILVLRQLPMLASSLMGRSYLDFSQFRSGHHLNLFVQIMGLLELLQPHLFNEEHQTALEDTLENYFQCFQNYGPVKDLIPLLNRFITLLQGYISYDPQRALKYLQKHAQVLHELQAHYPNLVSLRTLVSSIPVLKEGEDVEEVLITIPPTPPPLEPIIPQHWPSLLATLSKMQGEDVFSALQEIEHLSSRKPSVLESVTDNIAELLVSPQSNIRSLAHTLLARALKHRPESNTNILSAFQRCLDSSRADILMSALEKLPEIVLCMQEHALPLMQKVFELGVNSNVNTIPYINKTIALLNTQQGC, from the exons ATGGATCGCAGCAAGGCAGGAATTGGTAGGGGTGCAAAAAGTAAAATTGCTCAGCATCCTCCTGATTTATTTGCACTTGGATCCAAAAGTTCACGTAGTGAGAGCTCAGATGTTAAAAGGCCAGGAGTTATTCATTCTAAACCAAGTGGTAGTTCTTCAACTTctg gAAATGATAGAAAAAAGGAAGCACCATCGGGATCACTTCAGAGTTTTCAGTATATTCCACAAAAGAAGCCTAAACTTGCAACACATGTTTCCCATCAACGACCACCATTTTCAAGTGCAGAAGCTTGGGAATTAGTAGCCATAGATAGCGATCCAGCAGACTTTGTTCCAATGGTTCTGGAAGCTAATGATAATGATGAAGGTGATAAAGTGATTGGAATTATCTGTGGTGCCATTAAAACGCTTAAAAATCAAAAGTGGAAACCTGATACATTGGTTTACATGGGACTATTATATTTAGCAAAAATTCGTCCttctattttttcaaatgattgtATACTACATGCACTATCATCACTACTAAAGAGGGATCAAGCACATAATTACAAAGCTAAAGGAAACCCATTGGTCCCTGTACTTGCAGCTAATCTGTTAATGAAAGGATTTtgtgataaaaaaaattggCCAGATATTTTTGTAAAG CTGTACATTGAGGATGCTTTAGGTGAAAGGGTATGGGTTGATCATGAAGAATGCAAAGGTTTTGTGGATAATATTTTAACAGGTTTTAACACACGGCATCCGCCAAAAAGCATCTTACAACCAGAACTATCTGTCTTAACACCACGCGACTGTCATAGTCCATCGACGATTGACGACGAAGACACTGGATCATCATCTGTACAATTTtctggagagaaagagaaaatagAATTTCCTGTAACTCCCAGATATGGTCATTGTATAGAGAACATAGAATTAATTGTTCTTGAAGCTGTGAAAGAGCAGTTGAACAGGCGGCAACCAGAGTCAATTACtaagaattttttaaagttACTTTCTTCAGCTTGTGGTTTCGTAGAAATCAGAAATATTGCTGTTCCAAGATTAGAAATGTGGTTACATAATCCGAAATTGATGAGACCAGCTCAAGAATTATTGAGTTATATTTGTTATAATTGTACTTCTCATACTCAGAGGGACGTTGAAGTTATTAGTCAATTAGTGAAAATGAGATTAAAGACCAAagctgtaattaatttatatctaAACGGTGTAAAAGAATTAATTGGTTTACACCCAGAGAACTTATCCACTATCTTGAAGCATACAATTTATAATGAATTATCGAATGCACGAAATCCGAATAATATGCCAATGTTGGGTGTGATGTTTCAAACATTACCCGAACAAGCGGCCAAATTACTTGCGGAAATATTTCAAGACTTGTTGATGAATCGAGAAGACTATCTGAGACCTCTGCGCGCTTTGCTCCGAGAAATCGTACGTGTCTGTCGACACGATATTAATTTACTTATCTTTGCGCGTACGTTAATGACCGAAAGACAAGATATAGCACAACAGTTgcttaattttgaatttaaagaACGAGTCTTCATTTCAATCGCCGATTTATTGTGCTTGTGTATGTTACTGGCTATCAGTCCTCAAGTCAAAGAAGCCGCGGCATTAGCACAAAGAGGCGACAAAAAGGACATTGCTTTGTTACATCAATTTCAGAACATGGTAGCAACAATACAATTCGAAGCTGTATTATGGTTGCAGAATTCAGCACCTCAAACGTATTCTATTGGAAAAAATGAACTCCTTCATGCTttgcataaaattttattgcttgAATCTCCAGAACAGTACTATAAGTTGGACAATTGGCCTCCTGAATCTGATAGAGTATTTTATCTTCGTTTAATCTCTGATGTTCCTCTATTACAGAATACATTGTTGAAACTGTTGCTACTTGGATATTCAAAA GAAAATGGTATCACGCATTCGGAAACTTTAGATTTGGTAGATCAATTAATACGACGAGCAGCAGTTAATTCGACAGAAAGTTTTCCGACATTACAAGcggataaattaaatataattgaattaattttcaatctttgTATTTATCAACCTCCAGGAACTATAAACATACCATCAAA TTATGTTCCACCAACTTTAGCAATATCGAATTTGTATTGGAAAGGATGGATAATGTTATTGATATTAGCTGCTCACAATCCATCTACTATTGGTGCTGTTGCATGGAAACGATATCCCATTCTACGAACGCTTATGGAAATGTGTATTACTAA TCACTTCTCGTATCCTCCACCAACGATGGCTTTACCAGAAATCATAGAACAAGAACGTTCGAAAGAATTGCAAGTTGAAGCTATTGAAAAGCAGGAAATATTGGAATATGAATCACACTTAGCCGCTGCATCAACGAGAATACAAATATCGGAACAGAATAGCTTGTTATTGTCACAACTGATGACGATGGAACCAACTGGCATTGCTAGGAGACCACCTCCAGCGGTATTGGAACAAATACAATCTTTAAATGTGTCCCACAGGTTGGGACACTTATTGTGTCGGTCTCGCAAGCCAGATTTCTTGTTAGATATAATACAAAGGCAACAACAAAGTTCTTCGCAAAGTATGCCTTGGTTAGCAGATCTTGTGCAAAACAGTGAAGGATCTCTTAGTCAATTACCTGTACAATGCCTCTGCGAATTTTTATTATCAACCAGTGCTCAAACCGTGGAGAAACAACCAAGACAACAGCAGTTACTGGCTCATCTTCAGATGTTGTTGACCGACCCGGAACAAGACCGACAACATGCTTATGAGGTTTTAGAATATTTCTTAAGAAGATTGAGTAGCCAACAAACTGGTAGTCGTCTTCAAGCGATTACAGGCCTAAAAATGGTTCTTGGGTCTATACCTACCGAAGAAGAGCCTATGGACATAGACGgggaaaatgaaaa GGAGGTCTGGCTTATTCGAAAGTTACCGTCTATACCTCACTTTTTATCAGTACGATCTTTGGTTTCCACGGCGCTTCGTGGAGCTTGTCAAGTTGAAAACAATCCTGATCTTGTACACGCTTATATATCCTATCTTGCTGCGCATACTACAGAAGATGACTTACCCGAGTTGACCGATTTAGCGAACGAAATATCTCAATTAGTGGTTGAACGAAGCACAATAATAGCAGCTATTTTACCACAGCCAGAAATTGACAACTCCCAAGCTAaacaaactttacacgctttcATGGCAATTATTTGCAATTACCTAGAAAAAGCTAGATCTCCGAGAGCGGAAGAGTACACGTGGTCTGAGAGCCAGGATCAAATATTGGTGCAATGGAGTACAGGAGAAGAATGTACAATGCATATTCTAGTTGTTCACGCAATGATAATTCTCTTAACTTACAATTCCGAGGACGATGAACTGTTCGACGTTCTATTAGAAACGTGGTTTCCATTAAATTCAGAACCACCTAAAGCTTTTCTTGTCGACACTAGCGAAGAAGCATTGCTCATACCGGACTGGTTGAAGTTAAGAATGATTAGGAGTAATGTGCCACGTTTAATAGATGCAGCTCTCAAGGACTTGGAACCACAACAGTTGgttctttttattcaaagtttcgGTATTCCTGTACCCTCGATGACTAAATTACTTCATACTTTAGATGCTGGCGTGCAAATCGATCCGAGTTCAGTTGGTGAGGCGGTATTAGATAAAACTTACATGGCACAATTAGTTGAAGTTCAACATAGAAGAGGAGCCACGGGTGGGCTTGTTTTTGTACAAGTTTTACAATTATTGGAGCCACAGTTACCCGATGAAAATGCAGTGACTGTTGGACATTTACAAGAACCACTGCCTCTTAGCGTTATGGTTCAAAAACAGTCTGTCATACAATGTTCTGTTAAGACAGACGTGCCGCATTTGATCAACAGATTATTTATCGAAAATATACCTATGAATCAAAAAGTAGACGCGTATCGTCGATTGCACAAAACCTTAGCGAAAGATTTACAAAAATCTGCAAAAGAAAGCGGAGCTGTTGTCTTGGCGATACAACACATATACAGTGTATTAAGTTCAATGCAAGTTAAACAGTTTTTAGCTTCACTTGTTCATATGCCACAGTTTTCTTGTACATTAATGCGGATAATATTGTTACCTTTAAAAAAATCATCTACTTCAAAACAAGTGGTCGAATTGACACGAAATATGTGTTTGAATTTAATACAACTGATCGGAGATATAAAAGCACCAGTTTTATCCATTTTAAGAGACTTCGCAAATGTTCAATTAACTAAGACACCAAAAAGCATGGAATTAACAATGTTGATGCAAAATCGAGATCCTGGCTCTATCTTAGAAAGTACAGATCCTGTAAATTTAGAAGCGGTTGGAAGGAAGTTATTAGATATTTGCTTGAAACAACAGAAAACTGATGTTCTTGTTGAAGCAATGGCAAGATTATTAGTAAACGATAGCAACGAGGGTATTTTAAAACCACGGACAGGTTTATTAATTGATTGGTTAGCATCTGTAGAACCGGAATTAATTGGTACATGCCCAACTCTTCAAATGAAGCTTCTGTTTGGAAAAACGAAAATACAAATGAAAGTTGATAACAACATTGTAAGCTCACATTCGTTTAGACCTTATTTATTAACTTTATTAACACACAGAGCTAGTTGGGCAACTTTGTACAAATGTATCGGACATTTATTAGATAAATGTGATGAGGG gTATGATCCTACGGCTGTTTTAGATTTTCTATGGGCGTTAACTTGTAATCCAAAACTTTGGCAAGGCAGAGACAAGTTTACGCCAAAGCATTATGTGcctgaaaatattttacttttacaCGAGAAACAGTTATTGACATTGGTGGCATATTTAGTGGCAGAAGCTGTTATCATATGCAATTGTCAAAATAGGAACGCCGCAGTTGCTCGAATGGATTCTCGTCTTGATTTATTGTTACATTGCGTTTCCACTGATGATCATTTAGTATCTAGTGTTGTAAAATACTTGGCTGAACGTATGATGAATGATTCAGA CATAGATTCTGATATGGCACACCAGTTTTTATTACATATGTACATGAAGATACCAAAAGTGATATGTTACTTGGACACTTTTCAAACTAAAAAGTTTGTCGGAGGAGCAAAGATTACAAAATGGACTGGTTCTGTTTTGGATTGCATGAGCCATTCATTGTTGACAGCTTTAGCAGCAACACCAAGACAAAAGTCCTGGAATTCGAAATCCCAGGATTTCGAATTGTGTGCTCGAAAAATGGCTGCTGTGCACCCTATTTTAGTGTTGCGACAACTTCCAATGTTAGCATCATCGTTAATGGGAAGAAGTTATTTGGATTTTAGCCAGTTTAGATCAGGCCATCATTTAAATCTTTTTGTACAAATAATGGGACTGTTAGAACTGTTACAACCACATTTGTTTAACGAAGAACATCAAACTGCTTTGGAAGACACACTTGagaattattttcaatgttttcaA aattaCGGACCGGTAAAGGATCTCATACCTTTATTAAATCGGTTTATTACACTACTGCAGGGATACATCTCTTATGATCCACAACGAGCATTGAAATATTTGCAGAAACACGCTCAGGTTCTTCA TGAATTACAGGCACACTATCCAAATTTAGTATCGCTTAGAACGCTTGTGTCGAGTATTCCAGTGTTAAAGGAAGGAGAAGATGTTGAAGAGGTTTTAATTACGATTCCTCctactcctccaccattggaacCCATTATCCCACAACATTGGCCATCGTTGTTAGCTACTTTATCTAAAATGCAAGGCGAAG ATGTATTTAGTGCTCTCCAGGAAATCGAGCATTTATCGTCTCGAAAGCCTTCAGTTTTGGAATCAGTAACAGACAATATAGCAGAGTTACTTGTCTCCCCACAAAGTAATATAAGATCTCTTGCTCATACATTATTAGCGAGAGCATTAAAACATCGTCCTGAATCAAATACAAATATATTGTCTGCATTTCAAAGGTGTTTGGATAGTTCTAGAGCCGATATTCTAATGTCAGCTTTGGAGAAGTTACCAGAAATTGTATTATGTATGCAAG AACATGCTTTACCATTGATGCAGAAGGTATTTGAATTAGGAGTAAATTCAAATGTGAATACTATACCATATATAAATAAAACCATTGCTCTGTTAAATACACAGCAAGGTTGTTAA